In Nitrosophilus labii, the following proteins share a genomic window:
- the istA gene encoding IS21 family transposase, whose product MISYEEFVMIHTLKKQGYSIRGISRITGLDRRTISKRLKEESLKPRKKVVYKSKLDTFKSYIEKRVKEALPDKIPSTVIYREILDMGYEGKGRVVQSFVSDLYKKFMPLKEESIVRFETLPGEQAQVDWTVIKGGKNPIYAFIMILGYSRYTYVCFTDNMRYETFEDCHKKAYSYFGGIPKNILYDNLKSVVIKRNAYGAGKHKFNEKFLDFSRDYGFNPLLCKPYRAKTKGKVERYIGYLKRNFYIPLKAKLKNSSLVIDCKLLNSQIFSWLEITSNRVHSTLKQKPRELFEIEKKALLPLVKTAEPRSSLMIHTKSNSTNKKVFVSIDKNNNFFRKTEYSKEDNKLYLKILDDKVKIEPQTSLKDYEDLLQEAVNE is encoded by the coding sequence ATGATAAGCTATGAGGAGTTTGTAATGATACACACTTTAAAAAAGCAGGGGTACAGCATAAGGGGGATATCGAGAATTACCGGTTTAGATAGAAGAACAATTTCAAAAAGACTCAAGGAAGAGAGTTTGAAACCAAGGAAAAAAGTTGTTTACAAATCGAAGCTCGATACTTTTAAATCGTATATTGAAAAAAGAGTAAAAGAGGCTTTGCCAGATAAAATCCCTTCCACTGTTATTTACAGGGAGATTTTGGATATGGGATATGAAGGAAAAGGAAGAGTTGTTCAAAGCTTTGTAAGTGATTTATATAAAAAGTTTATGCCTTTAAAAGAGGAGAGTATTGTAAGATTTGAGACTTTGCCTGGTGAGCAAGCTCAAGTTGACTGGACAGTTATAAAAGGCGGCAAAAATCCAATATATGCATTTATAATGATACTTGGATACAGCAGATATACATACGTCTGTTTTACGGACAATATGAGATATGAGACATTTGAAGATTGCCATAAAAAAGCATATTCTTACTTTGGCGGAATACCTAAAAATATACTTTATGATAACCTAAAAAGTGTTGTAATAAAAAGAAACGCATATGGAGCAGGAAAACACAAATTTAATGAAAAGTTTCTTGATTTTTCACGAGACTACGGTTTCAATCCACTTCTATGCAAACCATATAGAGCTAAAACGAAAGGGAAAGTTGAAAGATATATAGGATATTTGAAAAGAAACTTCTATATACCCTTAAAAGCAAAGCTGAAAAATTCTTCTCTTGTCATCGATTGTAAGCTTTTAAATTCACAAATATTTAGCTGGCTTGAGATTACAAGTAATAGAGTACATTCTACACTGAAGCAAAAACCGAGAGAACTGTTTGAAATAGAAAAGAAGGCTCTGCTGCCACTTGTAAAAACAGCAGAGCCGAGGAGTTCATTAATGATACATACGAAAAGTAATTCTACAAACAAAAAGGTTTTTGTGTCAATAGATAAAAACAACAACTTTTTTAGAAAAACCGAATATTCAAAAGAGGATAATAAACTTTATTTAAAAATATTGGATGATAAAGTAAAAATAGAACCACAAACCTCTTTGAAAGATTATGAGGATTTGTTACAGGAGGCTGTAAATGAGTAG
- the istB gene encoding IS21-like element helper ATPase IstB: MSSNKSIQKKSISYEAASIDERIKEYALIFRLPAIQESYSYIAEQSMKENLSYTRFLLKLFEYEYEKKIQRSKETTLRLAGFPKVKTLEMFDFKSSSVDKNMINELSTLRFIDNAENILLIGPSGVGKTHLAIALGYIATQNRIKTRFITAADLLLQLEIAQQAGRLNDYFKKVINIPKLLIIDEFGYIKLNENQANLFFQVINKRYESGSIIITSNLNFTKFKEVLNNDEALTTAILDRLIHHSHILNIQGESYRLKQKRKAGIFTGLNS; the protein is encoded by the coding sequence ATGAGTAGCAATAAATCAATACAAAAAAAGAGCATATCATATGAAGCAGCCTCTATAGATGAAAGAATAAAAGAGTATGCCCTAATTTTCAGATTACCGGCAATACAAGAGAGCTACTCATATATCGCAGAACAGTCTATGAAAGAGAATCTCTCATATACCCGGTTTTTATTGAAACTATTTGAGTATGAGTATGAAAAAAAGATTCAAAGGTCCAAAGAAACCACTCTTAGATTGGCGGGATTTCCAAAGGTTAAAACTTTAGAGATGTTTGACTTTAAAAGCTCATCTGTAGATAAAAATATGATAAATGAACTATCTACTCTAAGGTTTATAGATAATGCCGAAAATATCCTGCTTATTGGTCCAAGCGGTGTAGGAAAAACCCATCTTGCCATAGCCTTGGGATATATAGCAACACAAAATAGAATAAAGACCAGGTTTATTACCGCTGCAGATCTGCTATTGCAGCTTGAAATAGCCCAGCAGGCAGGCAGATTGAACGACTATTTTAAAAAAGTGATAAATATCCCAAAACTCTTGATAATAGATGAATTTGGATATATAAAACTAAATGAAAATCAGGCCAACCTCTTTTTCCAGGTAATCAACAAAAGATACGAGAGCGGCTCGATCATAATCACATCCAATCTTAACTTTACCAAATTCAAGGAGGTACTTAACAATGATGAAGCATTGACTACTGCAATACTTGATAGACTTATTCATCACAGTCATATCTTAAACATTCAGGGTGAAAGCTATAGGCTTAAGCAAAAAAGAAAAGCAGGTATTTTTACAGGGTTAAACAGTTAG
- a CDS encoding IS256 family transposase — MTQFVVDEDPLLSMMKWMMEQLMKIESEMKVGAKKGEHNSERKSYFSGYRPRRFDTRLGTVYLMIPKIRKGGYIPFFITEKRRSEQALISMVKEAYVNGISTRKIERLAKELGIENISASQVSQINKGLDEQVEEFRNRPLQKEYPNARVDALYEKVRDYEGRVVSTAIMIAYGVTLEGKREVLAIEPFVNESVESWKSFFDKLKQRGIEKIALLVSDAHLGIQKAFKESFIGASWQRCKVHFMRNILAHVPPKAKEKFAAKLKQIWLQNSKKEAYLIAQAIIDEYGKKFPEATQVLQNGLEDSLQFYHFPQIDKRRISSTNVLERINKEIRRRSKVVSVFPSRESYIRLITTYLMEYTEDWEIERSYIHPQKLQEVMEIYEVQLKAA; from the coding sequence ATGACACAGTTTGTAGTTGATGAAGATCCACTTTTATCAATGATGAAATGGATGATGGAACAGTTGATGAAGATAGAGTCCGAGATGAAAGTTGGAGCTAAAAAAGGTGAGCATAATAGTGAGAGAAAAAGCTATTTCAGTGGTTATAGACCAAGAAGGTTCGATACGAGACTAGGGACAGTTTATCTTATGATTCCAAAGATAAGAAAAGGTGGCTACATTCCCTTTTTCATCACCGAAAAGAGAAGAAGTGAACAGGCTCTGATTTCGATGGTGAAAGAGGCATACGTCAATGGAATATCAACAAGAAAGATAGAACGTTTGGCAAAAGAGCTTGGAATCGAGAATATCAGTGCATCACAGGTATCACAAATCAACAAAGGGCTAGATGAACAAGTAGAAGAGTTTCGAAACAGACCACTGCAAAAAGAGTATCCCAACGCAAGGGTTGATGCTTTGTATGAGAAAGTGAGAGACTATGAAGGAAGAGTGGTATCTACCGCTATTATGATAGCCTATGGTGTGACATTGGAAGGAAAAAGAGAAGTATTGGCGATCGAGCCTTTTGTCAATGAAAGCGTAGAGAGCTGGAAGAGTTTTTTTGATAAACTCAAACAAAGAGGCATAGAAAAGATTGCCCTTCTTGTCAGTGATGCACATTTAGGGATTCAAAAGGCTTTCAAAGAGAGTTTTATTGGCGCATCATGGCAACGGTGTAAAGTCCATTTTATGCGTAATATCCTGGCTCATGTTCCACCTAAAGCAAAAGAGAAATTTGCAGCCAAACTCAAACAAATCTGGCTGCAAAACAGCAAAAAGGAAGCTTATCTTATAGCCCAAGCTATTATCGATGAATATGGCAAAAAATTCCCTGAAGCTACCCAAGTGCTTCAAAATGGATTGGAAGACTCTTTGCAGTTTTATCACTTCCCGCAAATTGATAAAAGGAGGATAAGTTCGACAAATGTGTTAGAAAGAATCAACAAGGAGATTAGAAGACGCTCTAAAGTAGTATCTGTTTTTCCATCAAGAGAGTCCTATATTAGACTCATTACCACATACTTGATGGAGTACACTGAAGACTGGGAGATTGAGAGAAGCTATATTCATCCACAAAAGCTTCAAGAGGTGATGGAAATCTATGAGGTGCAGCTTAAAGCTGCTTGA
- the nspC gene encoding carboxynorspermidine decarboxylase, producing MQIKRVSKIEAFLDKIDTPCYICEEHLLEENLKLLRYIKEQSGAKILLALKGFAMWSTFDLVKKYLDGATASGLWEAKLSYEELGKETHTYSPAFKDDEIEEIAKISNHIVFNSFNQLKRYKKIVKKINPNISIGIRVNPEFSAAPVDLYNPCGVFSRLGVVKSEFEKEKFEEIEGLHFHALCEESAEALEGVLNAFEERFGKYIPKCKWVNFGGGHHITKDGYDVEKLIYLIKDFKTRYGVEVYLEPGEAVGWQTGPLVASVVDIVHNEMDIAILDTSAEAHMPDVLAMPYRPEVRGAAKAFKKPYTYRFGGNSCLAGDIIGDYSFDEPLEIGQKIIFEDMIHYTFVKNSTFNGIRLPSLAVLKKSGELKVVRRFTYEDFKYRLS from the coding sequence GTGCAGATTAAAAGAGTAAGTAAAATAGAGGCATTTTTGGATAAAATTGATACGCCATGCTATATATGTGAAGAACATCTGTTAGAAGAGAATCTAAAATTATTGCGTTATATAAAAGAGCAAAGCGGAGCCAAAATACTTTTGGCTCTTAAAGGCTTTGCTATGTGGAGCACTTTTGATCTTGTAAAAAAATATCTTGACGGAGCAACTGCCAGCGGACTTTGGGAAGCAAAACTCTCTTATGAAGAACTAGGTAAAGAGACTCATACCTATTCGCCTGCTTTTAAAGATGACGAAATTGAAGAGATTGCTAAAATCTCGAACCATATAGTTTTTAACTCATTTAACCAACTAAAAAGATATAAAAAGATAGTCAAAAAGATAAACCCCAATATTTCAATAGGCATAAGAGTAAATCCAGAATTTTCTGCAGCCCCGGTTGATCTTTATAATCCATGTGGAGTTTTTAGCCGGCTTGGAGTTGTAAAAAGCGAATTTGAGAAAGAGAAGTTTGAAGAGATCGAAGGGCTTCATTTTCACGCATTATGCGAGGAGAGTGCCGAAGCTTTAGAAGGAGTTTTAAACGCTTTTGAGGAGAGATTTGGTAAATACATTCCAAAATGCAAATGGGTAAATTTCGGAGGTGGACACCATATCACAAAAGATGGATATGATGTTGAAAAACTGATATATCTGATAAAAGATTTCAAAACAAGATATGGAGTGGAAGTATATCTAGAACCAGGAGAGGCTGTAGGCTGGCAAACAGGTCCTTTGGTAGCAAGTGTAGTTGATATAGTACATAATGAAATGGATATAGCCATATTAGATACCTCCGCTGAAGCTCATATGCCAGATGTGCTTGCAATGCCATATCGTCCCGAAGTAAGAGGAGCGGCAAAAGCTTTTAAAAAGCCATATACTTACAGATTCGGCGGCAATAGTTGTCTAGCCGGCGATATCATCGGAGATTATAGTTTTGATGAGCCATTAGAAATTGGACAAAAGATAATCTTTGAAGATATGATCCACTACACCTTTGTAAAAAACAGTACATTCAACGGTATCAGGCTCCCATCTTTGGCAGTTTTAAAAAAGAGCGGAGAACTTAAAGTTGTCAGACGTTTTACCTATGAAGATTTTAAATATCGACTCTCTTAA
- a CDS encoding alpha/beta hydrolase, with the protein MEYLAATIFILYIAIVLKLYYEQDKKIFHPEKAPKNIFLDVENLENITFTTSDSVSLEGAFVNNAEYNPLVIYFGGNSNNALYFLNLVKEFNDYNFLVFNYRGFANSKGKPSQETLFLDALEIYDNFAKEKDVYLVGRSLGSSVATYLGSKRDIKGLVLITPFDSILEIAKKKHKYLPISSILKHRFETIEYIKKVHVPVALIEVENEEVIPKENIHNLKKEIKNLQFKEVLKGTTHMAVFMHPDFKPILKKALDTLRGLA; encoded by the coding sequence TTGGAATATCTAGCAGCAACGATTTTTATTTTATATATAGCGATAGTATTAAAACTATATTATGAACAAGATAAAAAGATTTTCCATCCTGAAAAAGCGCCTAAAAATATATTTTTGGATGTAGAGAATCTAGAAAATATAACTTTTACCACATCAGACAGTGTTTCTTTGGAAGGAGCATTTGTAAACAATGCCGAATATAATCCCTTAGTTATATATTTTGGTGGAAATTCAAACAACGCTTTATACTTTTTAAATCTCGTAAAAGAGTTTAATGATTATAACTTTTTGGTATTTAACTATAGAGGATTTGCAAATTCTAAAGGTAAACCCTCTCAAGAAACACTTTTTTTAGATGCTTTGGAGATTTATGATAATTTTGCAAAAGAAAAAGATGTCTATTTAGTAGGTAGAAGTCTTGGAAGCTCCGTAGCAACATACCTTGGAAGCAAAAGAGATATAAAGGGTCTTGTTTTGATAACACCTTTTGATTCCATCTTGGAAATAGCAAAGAAAAAACACAAATATTTACCTATTTCTTCTATATTAAAACATAGATTTGAAACTATAGAGTATATAAAAAAAGTTCATGTGCCCGTAGCTTTAATAGAGGTTGAAAATGAGGAAGTGATACCAAAAGAAAACATTCATAATCTTAAAAAAGAGATAAAAAACCTTCAATTTAAAGAGGTTTTAAAAGGAACAACACATATGGCAGTTTTTATGCATCCAGATTTCAAACCTATATTAAAGAAAGCTTTAGATACGTTAAGGGGCTTAGCTTGA
- a CDS encoding sodium ion-translocating decarboxylase subunit beta has translation MKKRLLGFFLALLVVIIPIGAIATVKHINTQDNTHVEKNEETHSKSITELFAGFYKQTGIYAIFNPEEGAKNALGEEMSKFHQSFGRIIMIGIAFLLFYLAIAKGFEPLLLIPIGFGGLLANIPLANIIGDHGFIGELYKAGIANELFPLLIFMGVGAMTDFGPLLANPKLALLGAAAQFGIFGTLVGAVVLSQIGLFDFSLQDAAAISIIGGADGPTSIFIASKLAPDLLGAIAVAAYSYMALVPVIQPPIMRALTTPEERKIKMKTGRKVRKIEKILFPLTVLVLTILILPESSPLIGALTFGNFVRESGVVERLSKTMQNELINIVTIFLGLAVGSKLAAEKFLVPETLGILALGLVAFAVGTAAGVIMGKIMNKLSSEPINPLIGAAGVSAVPMAARVANKEGMREDPSNVLLMHAMGPNVAGVIGSAVAAGVLLSIF, from the coding sequence ATGAAAAAAAGATTATTAGGTTTTTTCTTAGCACTATTAGTAGTGATTATCCCTATAGGGGCTATAGCAACGGTCAAACATATAAACACTCAAGACAACACTCATGTAGAAAAAAATGAAGAGACGCACTCGAAAAGCATAACCGAACTGTTTGCGGGATTTTACAAACAGACCGGTATTTACGCTATCTTTAATCCGGAAGAAGGAGCAAAGAACGCACTTGGTGAAGAGATGAGTAAATTTCACCAAAGCTTTGGCCGTATCATAATGATAGGTATAGCCTTTTTACTCTTTTATCTGGCTATTGCAAAAGGTTTTGAGCCACTTTTACTTATCCCTATAGGTTTTGGTGGTCTTTTAGCAAATATCCCGTTAGCAAATATAATAGGCGATCACGGATTTATCGGAGAACTATATAAAGCGGGTATTGCAAATGAGCTTTTTCCTCTGTTAATATTTATGGGTGTAGGAGCGATGACGGACTTCGGGCCGCTTCTTGCTAACCCAAAACTAGCACTTCTTGGAGCTGCCGCACAGTTTGGAATCTTTGGAACGTTGGTAGGCGCGGTAGTTTTAAGTCAGATCGGTTTATTTGATTTTAGTTTACAAGATGCTGCCGCTATCTCAATCATAGGTGGTGCTGATGGACCTACCTCTATATTTATTGCAAGCAAACTTGCTCCTGACTTGCTTGGAGCAATCGCTGTTGCAGCGTATAGTTATATGGCGTTAGTTCCCGTTATTCAGCCTCCTATTATGAGGGCTTTGACTACTCCTGAAGAGAGAAAGATCAAGATGAAAACGGGAAGAAAAGTTAGAAAAATCGAAAAGATACTATTTCCGTTAACGGTATTGGTTTTAACAATACTGATACTACCGGAGTCTTCTCCACTTATAGGTGCTCTGACATTTGGTAACTTTGTTAGAGAATCAGGAGTTGTAGAGAGACTTTCTAAAACAATGCAAAATGAGCTTATCAATATAGTTACGATTTTCTTAGGTTTAGCGGTTGGTTCAAAACTTGCAGCTGAAAAATTCCTTGTTCCGGAAACTTTGGGTATATTAGCGCTAGGTTTGGTAGCGTTTGCTGTAGGAACTGCTGCTGGTGTAATAATGGGTAAAATAATGAATAAACTATCAAGCGAGCCTATCAATCCTCTTATCGGAGCAGCAGGAGTTAGTGCAGTTCCTATGGCGGCAAGAGTCGCCAATAAAGAGGGTATGAGAGAAGATCCTTCAAATGTTTTATTGATGCATGCTATGGGACCTAATGTGGCTGGAGTTATAGGTTCTGCAGTTGCTGCGGGTGTGCTTTTGTCAATATTTTAA
- a CDS encoding biotin/lipoyl-containing protein, translated as MKKKYIDVMDTTFRDGFQSVFGGRVLMKDFLPALDAAKEAGITHFEFGGGARFQSLFFYLRENAFDMMDAFREKVGPEANLQILARGINTVMLDTGSREMIDLFAKLFAKHGTTTVRNFDALNDVDNLEYSAQCIAKYGMKHEVVITIMDLPPGCEGAHTPEFYEKTLREILDRGIHFDSLAFKDASGTSNPQKIYETIKMARKILGKDVHIRLHTHETAGVSVACYLAALEAGADGIDLAASPVSGGTSQPDIITMLHAVKGKPYDLGGLDMEKVLEYEETLKKCLEEYFIPPEATQVSPLIPFSPMPGGALTANTQMMRDNNILHKYPEVIKAMREVVEKGGYGTSVTPVSQFYWQQAFNNVMFGPWKKIAPGYGKMVLGYFGKTPVEPDAEVVKLASEQLNLPPTKENPLDIADRDETKSIAYWKKKLEDENIETTEENIFIAASCGDKGIAFLKGESPLMIRKKEDEEKKSMGKTNGIYTVIVDGEKFTVEVAEGNVEVKPQAEAEVKTTKNEEPKAMAESAPGMTEIKAAVPGNVWKILVNPGDKVKAGDKIMILEAMKMEIDIPAPKDGVIAHIAVRVNDSVQEGQVLATME; from the coding sequence ATGAAGAAAAAGTACATAGATGTTATGGATACCACCTTCCGCGACGGTTTTCAGTCGGTTTTCGGCGGAAGAGTATTGATGAAAGATTTCTTACCTGCTTTAGATGCTGCAAAAGAGGCTGGTATAACCCATTTTGAGTTTGGAGGTGGAGCTAGATTTCAGAGCCTCTTTTTCTATTTGAGAGAAAATGCCTTCGATATGATGGATGCTTTTAGGGAAAAAGTAGGACCTGAGGCTAATTTGCAGATTCTTGCAAGAGGTATCAATACAGTTATGCTAGATACCGGTAGTCGTGAAATGATCGATCTTTTTGCCAAACTTTTTGCAAAACACGGCACTACAACCGTTAGAAACTTTGATGCGTTAAACGATGTTGATAACTTAGAGTATAGCGCACAGTGTATCGCTAAATACGGAATGAAGCATGAGGTAGTCATAACTATAATGGATCTACCTCCTGGTTGCGAAGGAGCCCATACCCCAGAGTTTTATGAAAAGACTTTAAGAGAGATATTGGATCGCGGGATACATTTTGACTCCTTAGCTTTTAAAGATGCCAGTGGTACTTCTAACCCTCAAAAAATTTATGAGACTATCAAAATGGCTAGAAAAATTCTAGGCAAAGATGTTCATATAAGACTCCATACACATGAAACTGCCGGTGTTAGTGTTGCTTGCTATCTTGCCGCACTAGAAGCAGGTGCTGACGGTATTGACCTTGCAGCCAGTCCAGTAAGCGGAGGAACTAGCCAGCCAGATATCATAACGATGCTCCATGCCGTAAAGGGAAAACCTTATGATTTAGGCGGTTTAGATATGGAGAAGGTTTTGGAGTATGAAGAGACGCTGAAAAAGTGTCTAGAAGAGTATTTTATACCGCCTGAGGCTACGCAAGTGAGTCCGCTTATACCTTTTTCTCCTATGCCTGGAGGAGCGCTTACTGCAAATACGCAGATGATGAGGGATAACAATATACTTCATAAATATCCTGAAGTAATTAAAGCTATGAGAGAGGTAGTCGAAAAGGGCGGATATGGAACGTCTGTAACACCTGTAAGTCAGTTTTACTGGCAGCAGGCTTTCAACAACGTAATGTTCGGTCCTTGGAAAAAGATTGCACCTGGATATGGGAAAATGGTTCTTGGATATTTTGGAAAAACCCCTGTAGAGCCTGACGCTGAAGTGGTAAAACTTGCAAGCGAGCAGTTAAATCTACCTCCAACTAAAGAGAATCCTCTAGATATTGCCGATAGAGATGAAACGAAATCTATTGCTTACTGGAAAAAGAAACTAGAAGATGAAAATATTGAAACTACAGAAGAGAATATTTTTATAGCCGCCTCTTGCGGAGATAAAGGAATAGCTTTCTTAAAAGGCGAAAGTCCGCTTATGATTAGAAAAAAAGAAGATGAGGAGAAAAAGAGTATGGGAAAAACTAACGGAATCTATACAGTAATAGTAGACGGAGAGAAGTTTACGGTTGAGGTTGCAGAGGGTAATGTTGAAGTAAAACCTCAAGCTGAAGCAGAAGTTAAAACTACTAAAAATGAAGAGCCTAAAGCAATGGCTGAATCGGCTCCTGGAATGACTGAAATCAAAGCAGCAGTTCCTGGTAATGTTTGGAAAATTTTAGTTAATCCGGGTGATAAAGTAAAAGCCGGAGATAAAATAATGATACTTGAGGCAATGAAAATGGAGATTGATATTCCGGCTCCAAAAGACGGTGTTATAGCTCATATAGCAGTAAGAGTAAATGACTCGGTACAAGAAGGTCAAGTATTAGCTACAATGGAGTAA
- a CDS encoding OadG family protein — protein sequence MILESIKYMILGMGIVFIFLYLMVVVLNWQHKLVEKYFPETEEGPKTSSRKDRLKKVAAITAAIHHTKNS from the coding sequence ATGATACTAGAATCAATCAAGTATATGATTTTAGGTATGGGTATAGTTTTTATCTTTCTATACCTTATGGTGGTAGTGCTTAATTGGCAGCACAAACTGGTGGAAAAATATTTTCCTGAAACTGAAGAAGGACCTAAAACTTCTTCTAGAAAAGATAGGCTTAAAAAAGTTGCAGCTATTACTGCGGCTATTCATCATACGAAAAATTCTTAA
- a CDS encoding putative bifunctional diguanylate cyclase/phosphodiesterase — MTNIYMIEIILIFTVISILIYIIFFTFKRSSLKIDELFNFVTNELNNILIITDKNGNQLFYNDEFNKLIKNNHSTNLNNFLKIESKKGIKEPFFDFVLKELPENKILKTVLYYNGDSLSVEIKYKIYKNRFYIFFIKELSLEERYIKNLKNSLYRDSVTNLPNNELFLETLHTTIIKSKLHNKSFMLMFIEINNYQNILNFLGIEYANKVLDKLGKILKQNLNSDTFIARISDSKFALIVNNIKTLKNFRLSLKNVIQKLDSFKIDEHEVFLSINIGATFFPYLAQDQETLIKYTNFALLEAKNKNLPLVIFSDILKEKVEKIEYIKSYLPKAIKNREFEIYFQPKLNIETDTINSAEVLIRWKQSNSKNIPPSLFIPIAEKTGDIIKIGEFTIEAAMKFLYKRKIENKPLIKLAINISQKQIKDYKIIELFSKLIEKYDIDPKYLEVEITESAIAEDEKHVLNILNSFHKLGICISLDDFGTGYSSLHYLSKLPIDKIKIDKAFIDNYENIKSRLILKNIFMIAHQLKFKTVMEGIENKEQLNLIRKLKCTQAQGYYILKPLSEKELDMFLHLSTKTCIV, encoded by the coding sequence TTGACAAATATATATATGATAGAAATTATTCTTATTTTTACTGTAATTTCCATTCTCATATACATTATTTTTTTTACTTTTAAAAGAAGCTCATTAAAAATTGATGAACTTTTTAATTTTGTGACAAATGAATTAAACAATATCTTGATAATAACCGATAAAAACGGAAATCAACTCTTTTATAATGATGAGTTTAACAAACTTATTAAAAATAACCACTCCACAAATTTAAACAACTTTTTAAAAATTGAGAGCAAAAAAGGTATAAAAGAGCCATTTTTTGACTTTGTTTTAAAAGAGTTGCCAGAAAACAAAATTTTAAAAACAGTTTTATACTATAATGGAGATTCTCTTTCAGTAGAAATAAAATATAAAATATATAAAAATAGATTCTATATATTTTTTATAAAAGAATTGAGCTTAGAAGAAAGATATATAAAAAATTTAAAAAATAGTCTATATAGAGATTCGGTTACTAATCTACCTAATAATGAACTTTTTTTGGAAACACTTCATACTACTATAATAAAAAGTAAACTACATAATAAAAGTTTTATGCTTATGTTTATAGAGATAAATAATTATCAAAATATTTTAAATTTTTTAGGTATAGAGTATGCAAATAAAGTTTTGGATAAACTTGGGAAAATTTTAAAACAAAATTTAAACTCTGATACTTTTATAGCTAGGATTTCGGATTCAAAATTTGCACTTATTGTCAACAATATAAAAACTTTAAAAAACTTTAGACTTTCTCTAAAAAACGTTATCCAAAAGCTTGACTCCTTTAAGATTGACGAACATGAGGTTTTTTTGTCTATTAATATCGGTGCGACGTTTTTCCCATATTTAGCTCAAGACCAAGAAACTTTGATCAAATATACAAACTTTGCTCTTTTAGAGGCAAAAAATAAAAATTTACCTTTAGTAATTTTTTCCGACATATTGAAAGAAAAAGTGGAAAAAATAGAATATATAAAAAGTTATCTACCAAAAGCGATCAAAAATAGAGAATTTGAAATATATTTTCAACCAAAATTAAATATTGAAACTGATACGATTAATTCCGCGGAAGTATTGATAAGATGGAAACAGTCTAATTCAAAAAATATACCCCCTTCGCTTTTTATACCGATAGCTGAAAAAACAGGAGACATTATAAAAATAGGAGAATTTACGATAGAAGCCGCTATGAAGTTTCTTTACAAAAGAAAAATCGAGAATAAGCCTTTAATAAAACTAGCAATTAATATTTCACAAAAACAGATAAAAGATTATAAAATTATTGAGCTTTTTTCAAAACTTATAGAAAAATATGATATTGACCCGAAATACTTAGAAGTTGAAATCACCGAATCAGCTATTGCGGAAGATGAAAAGCATGTATTAAATATTTTAAATAGTTTTCATAAATTGGGAATTTGTATCTCTTTAGATGACTTTGGAACAGGTTATTCATCTTTACACTATTTATCAAAATTACCTATAGATAAGATAAAAATAGACAAGGCATTTATAGATAATTATGAAAATATAAAAAGCAGATTGATTTTAAAAAATATTTTTATGATAGCGCATCAGCTGAAGTTTAAAACAGTAATGGAGGGTATTGAAAATAAAGAGCAACTAAATCTTATTAGAAAGTTAAAATGCACTCAAGCTCAAGGATATTATATATTAAAACCTTTAAGTGAAAAAGAGCTTGATATGTTTTTACATCTCTCTACAAAAACATGCATTGTATAA
- the serB gene encoding phosphoserine phosphatase SerB, translated as MKLCVFDFDSTLMDGETIDFLAEALGLKEKVAAITEMAMKGELDFFESLTTRVRLLEGLEVEKVNEICHNLPFMPGAKETIKELKKRDYKVVVFSGGFRNATSHAKKILGFDADFSNVLHSKDGCLTGLVGGDMMFDFSKGDMLQRLQHLLGIYKEDTVVVGDGANDRSMFKYADKRVAFCAKDILKKEANIIIDKKDLSEILTYI; from the coding sequence ATGAAACTTTGTGTTTTTGATTTTGATTCTACTTTAATGGATGGAGAAACTATTGATTTTTTGGCGGAGGCTTTGGGGCTTAAAGAGAAGGTTGCAGCCATAACAGAGATGGCTATGAAAGGGGAACTCGACTTCTTCGAATCTTTAACAACAAGAGTCAGACTTCTTGAGGGATTAGAAGTTGAAAAAGTAAATGAGATTTGCCATAATCTTCCTTTTATGCCAGGAGCCAAAGAGACAATAAAAGAATTGAAAAAAAGAGATTATAAAGTTGTGGTTTTTAGCGGAGGATTTAGAAACGCTACAAGTCATGCAAAAAAAATTCTTGGTTTTGATGCGGATTTTTCAAATGTTTTGCACTCAAAAGATGGATGTCTAACCGGCCTAGTAGGTGGAGATATGATGTTTGATTTTTCAAAAGGAGATATGCTTCAAAGATTGCAGCACTTACTAGGTATCTATAAAGAAGATACCGTAGTCGTAGGAGATGGAGCCAATGATAGAAGTATGTTTAAATACGCCGATAAAAGAGTGGCTTTTTGTGCTAAGGATATATTGAAAAAAGAGGCAAATATAATTATCGATAAAAAGGATTTAAGCGAGATATTAACATATATATAA